Proteins encoded by one window of Lates calcarifer isolate ASB-BC8 linkage group LG7_1, TLL_Latcal_v3, whole genome shotgun sequence:
- the LOC108887672 gene encoding dihydroxyacetone phosphate acyltransferase isoform X1, whose product MASKAVYSQRDPMLKKRDDFEDILEERRNSSDLRYALRCYAPVVYKGLCPSKAGTLKSMVLQSDQLHYVIHQVCRETGRAVDDVQEEVSSILEEMAHRLQLSTVRFFAFTLSKVFKTLFRSICVNEEGIQRLQQAIQEHPVVLLPSHRSYMDFLLMSYLLYTYDLALPVIAAGMDFMGMKFVGEMLRMSGAFFIRRSFGGDKLYWAVFSEYVKTMLKNGFAPVEFFLEGTRSRTSKSLTPKLGLLNIVMDPFFKGEVFDVSLVPVSISYERILEESLYARELLGVPKPKESTSGLIKARKVLSEDYGSIHVYFGQPVSVRSLAEGRVNRCQFNLIPRHIPKKPSEDIHSFVNDSAYRLVRAQEENMVLKPWVLLASLLLQNQVSGQKRGIALDELTEQAVWLRDLSRQYGAFLHWPEHTPPSEVVSSSLSLHRGLVRISEGRVQLALGQTGGPAAPGEPRSAVTPEEELLSQAVIILSCASYRNQALHVFLRPALLASAIHTASSNKKQEVFNSFSFLRNMFSNEFILCPGATVQDFEEACYLLVKTGALQVTQQDVLVTERGHRTLVFLTSMLDPFLQGYQVVCRFLCEEATEALTEKQFIPAVRKFIIKHLLAGRLRYTEVLSSDLQKNSLAALLRLGAVRKIKGAEQGTLKVNTVMVNSLEDTLGGKLPTQKAVIARL is encoded by the exons ATGGCGTCCAAAGCTGTTTATTcg CAGAGAGACCCTATGCTGAAGAAAAGAGATGActttgaggacattttggaggagaggaggaactCCAGCGACCTGAGATACGCTCTCAGATGTTACGCTCCCGTTGTTTACAAAGGACTCTGTCCCTCTAAGGCCGGCACGCTGAAGAGCATGGTGCTTCAGTCTGATCAGCTGCACTATGTCATCCATCAG GTTTGCAGAGAGACGGGCCGAGCTGTCGATGACGTCCAGGAGGAGGTGTCCTCCATCTTGGAGGAGATGGCTCACCGCCTGCAGCTCAGCACCGTTCGATTCTTCGCCTTCACACTCAGCAAAGTCTTTAAAACCCTGTTCAGGAGCATCTGTGTCAATGAAGAGGGCATCCAGAGG ctCCAACAGGCGATTCAGGAGCACCCGGTGGTCCTGCTACCCAGTCACCGTAGTTACATGGACTTCCTGCTGATGTCATACCTCCTGTACACCTACGACCTGGCTCTACCTGTCATCGCTGCCGGCATGG ATTTCATGGGGATGAAGTTTGTCGGGGAGATGCTGCGGATGTCCGGAGCTTTCTTCATTCGGCGGTCGTTTGGTGGAGATAAACTGTACTGGGCCGTCTTCTCAGAATACGTCAAGACCATGCTGAAG AATGGATTTGCACCAGTAGAATTTTTTCTAGAGGGGACCAGAAGCCGAACGAGCAAGTCTTTGACTCCGAAGTTGg GTCTGCTGAATATAGTGATGGATCCATTCTTTAAAGGGGAGGTGTTTGACGTGAGCTTGGTCCCGGTCAGTATCAGTTACGAGAGGATCCTGGAGGAGTCGCTGTACGCCAGAGAACTGCTGGGTGTACCCAAACCCAAAGAGTCCACTTCA GGTCTGATTAAAGCCAGGAAGGTCCTCAGTGAAGACTACGGCAGTATCCATGTCTACTTTGGTCAACCTGTGTCCGTCAGGAGTTTAGCTGAGGGCAGAGTTAACCGCTGCCAGTTCAACCTGATCCCGAG ACACATCCCCAAGAAACCCAGTGAGGATATCCACAGCTTTGTGAACGACTCGGCCTACAGGCTGGTTCGGGCCCAGGAGGAGAACATGGTCCTGAAGCCCTGGGTCCTTCTGGCCTCCCTGCTGCTCCAGAACCAGGTGTCGGGGCAGAAGCGGGGGATAGCGCTGGACGAGCTGACGGAACAAGCTGTATGGCTCAGGGATCTTTCCCGACAGTATGGAGCCTTCCTCCACTGGCCTG AGCACACTCCTCCATCGGAAGTCGTCTCTTCCAGTCTTTCCCTGCACCGAGGTCTGGTGAGGATCTCTGAGGGAAGAGTCCAGCTGGCTTTGGGACAAA CAGGAGGACCAGCTGCACCAGGGGAGCCTCGCAGCGCTGTCACCCCAGAGGAGGAGCTCCTGAGCCAGGCAGTCATCATACTCTCCTGTGCCTCGTACAGGAACCAGGCCCTGCACGTCTTCCTCCGACCGGCGCTGCTGGCCTCGGCCATCCACACTGCCTCCTCCAACAAGAAAC AGGAGGTCTTCAACAGCTTCAGCTTCCTCAGAAACATGTTCTCCAATGAGTTCATCCTCTGTCCTGGAGCTACAGTTCAG gacTTCGAGGAGGCCTGTTACCTCCTGGTGAAGACTGGAGCTCTGCAGGTCACCCAGCAGGATGTCCTGGTGACGGAGAGAGGACACAGAACGCTGGTCTTCCTCACCTCCATGTTAGATCCCTTCTTACAAGGATACCAG gTGGTGTGCAGGTTCCTGTGTGAAGAGGCCACCGAGGcgctgacagaaaaacagtttattCCCGCTGTCAGGAAGTTTATCATCAAACATCTTCTAGCag GTAGACTAAGATACACTGAAGTGTTGTCGTCTGACCTCCAGAAGAACAGTCTGGCAGCTCTGCTAAGACTTGGAGCTGTACGGAAAATCAAGGG GGCGGAGCAGGGAACGTTAAAGGTCAACACAGTGATGGTGAACTCACTGGAAGACACTCTAG gAGGAAAACTTCCAACTCAGAAAGCTGTGATCGCTCGCCTCTAA
- the LOC108887672 gene encoding dihydroxyacetone phosphate acyltransferase isoform X3 — MASKAVYSQRDPMLKKRDDFEDILEERRNSSDLRYALRCYAPVVYKGLCPSKAGTLKSMVLQSDQLHYVIHQVCRETGRAVDDVQEEVSSILEEMAHRLQLSTVRFFAFTLSKVFKTLFRSICVNEEGIQRLQQAIQEHPVVLLPSHRSYMDFLLMSYLLYTYDLALPVIAAGMDFMGMKFVGEMLRMSGAFFIRRSFGGDKLYWAVFSEYVKTMLKNGFAPVEFFLEGTRSRTSKSLTPKLGLLNIVMDPFFKGEVFDVSLVPVSISYERILEESLYARELLGVPKPKESTSGLIKARKVLSEDYGSIHVYFGQPVSVRSLAEGRVNRCQFNLIPRHIPKKPSEDIHSFVNDSAYRLVRAQEENMVLKPWVLLASLLLQNQVSGQKRGIALDELTEQAVWLRDLSRQYGAFLHWPEHTPPSEVVSSSLSLHRGLVRISEGRVQLALGQRGPAAPGEPRSAVTPEEELLSQAVIILSCASYRNQALHVFLRPALLASAIHTASSNKKQEVFNSFSFLRNMFSNEFILCPGATVQDFEEACYLLVKTGALQVTQQDVLVTERGHRTLVFLTSMLDPFLQGYQVVCRFLCEEATEALTEKQFIPAVRKFIIKHLLAGRLRYTEVLSSDLQKNSLAALLRLGAVRKIKGAEQGTLKVNTVMVNSLEDTLGGKLPTQKAVIARL, encoded by the exons ATGGCGTCCAAAGCTGTTTATTcg CAGAGAGACCCTATGCTGAAGAAAAGAGATGActttgaggacattttggaggagaggaggaactCCAGCGACCTGAGATACGCTCTCAGATGTTACGCTCCCGTTGTTTACAAAGGACTCTGTCCCTCTAAGGCCGGCACGCTGAAGAGCATGGTGCTTCAGTCTGATCAGCTGCACTATGTCATCCATCAG GTTTGCAGAGAGACGGGCCGAGCTGTCGATGACGTCCAGGAGGAGGTGTCCTCCATCTTGGAGGAGATGGCTCACCGCCTGCAGCTCAGCACCGTTCGATTCTTCGCCTTCACACTCAGCAAAGTCTTTAAAACCCTGTTCAGGAGCATCTGTGTCAATGAAGAGGGCATCCAGAGG ctCCAACAGGCGATTCAGGAGCACCCGGTGGTCCTGCTACCCAGTCACCGTAGTTACATGGACTTCCTGCTGATGTCATACCTCCTGTACACCTACGACCTGGCTCTACCTGTCATCGCTGCCGGCATGG ATTTCATGGGGATGAAGTTTGTCGGGGAGATGCTGCGGATGTCCGGAGCTTTCTTCATTCGGCGGTCGTTTGGTGGAGATAAACTGTACTGGGCCGTCTTCTCAGAATACGTCAAGACCATGCTGAAG AATGGATTTGCACCAGTAGAATTTTTTCTAGAGGGGACCAGAAGCCGAACGAGCAAGTCTTTGACTCCGAAGTTGg GTCTGCTGAATATAGTGATGGATCCATTCTTTAAAGGGGAGGTGTTTGACGTGAGCTTGGTCCCGGTCAGTATCAGTTACGAGAGGATCCTGGAGGAGTCGCTGTACGCCAGAGAACTGCTGGGTGTACCCAAACCCAAAGAGTCCACTTCA GGTCTGATTAAAGCCAGGAAGGTCCTCAGTGAAGACTACGGCAGTATCCATGTCTACTTTGGTCAACCTGTGTCCGTCAGGAGTTTAGCTGAGGGCAGAGTTAACCGCTGCCAGTTCAACCTGATCCCGAG ACACATCCCCAAGAAACCCAGTGAGGATATCCACAGCTTTGTGAACGACTCGGCCTACAGGCTGGTTCGGGCCCAGGAGGAGAACATGGTCCTGAAGCCCTGGGTCCTTCTGGCCTCCCTGCTGCTCCAGAACCAGGTGTCGGGGCAGAAGCGGGGGATAGCGCTGGACGAGCTGACGGAACAAGCTGTATGGCTCAGGGATCTTTCCCGACAGTATGGAGCCTTCCTCCACTGGCCTG AGCACACTCCTCCATCGGAAGTCGTCTCTTCCAGTCTTTCCCTGCACCGAGGTCTGGTGAGGATCTCTGAGGGAAGAGTCCAGCTGGCTTTGGGACAAA GAGGACCAGCTGCACCAGGGGAGCCTCGCAGCGCTGTCACCCCAGAGGAGGAGCTCCTGAGCCAGGCAGTCATCATACTCTCCTGTGCCTCGTACAGGAACCAGGCCCTGCACGTCTTCCTCCGACCGGCGCTGCTGGCCTCGGCCATCCACACTGCCTCCTCCAACAAGAAAC AGGAGGTCTTCAACAGCTTCAGCTTCCTCAGAAACATGTTCTCCAATGAGTTCATCCTCTGTCCTGGAGCTACAGTTCAG gacTTCGAGGAGGCCTGTTACCTCCTGGTGAAGACTGGAGCTCTGCAGGTCACCCAGCAGGATGTCCTGGTGACGGAGAGAGGACACAGAACGCTGGTCTTCCTCACCTCCATGTTAGATCCCTTCTTACAAGGATACCAG gTGGTGTGCAGGTTCCTGTGTGAAGAGGCCACCGAGGcgctgacagaaaaacagtttattCCCGCTGTCAGGAAGTTTATCATCAAACATCTTCTAGCag GTAGACTAAGATACACTGAAGTGTTGTCGTCTGACCTCCAGAAGAACAGTCTGGCAGCTCTGCTAAGACTTGGAGCTGTACGGAAAATCAAGGG GGCGGAGCAGGGAACGTTAAAGGTCAACACAGTGATGGTGAACTCACTGGAAGACACTCTAG gAGGAAAACTTCCAACTCAGAAAGCTGTGATCGCTCGCCTCTAA
- the LOC108887672 gene encoding dihydroxyacetone phosphate acyltransferase isoform X2, whose product MASKAVYSRDPMLKKRDDFEDILEERRNSSDLRYALRCYAPVVYKGLCPSKAGTLKSMVLQSDQLHYVIHQVCRETGRAVDDVQEEVSSILEEMAHRLQLSTVRFFAFTLSKVFKTLFRSICVNEEGIQRLQQAIQEHPVVLLPSHRSYMDFLLMSYLLYTYDLALPVIAAGMDFMGMKFVGEMLRMSGAFFIRRSFGGDKLYWAVFSEYVKTMLKNGFAPVEFFLEGTRSRTSKSLTPKLGLLNIVMDPFFKGEVFDVSLVPVSISYERILEESLYARELLGVPKPKESTSGLIKARKVLSEDYGSIHVYFGQPVSVRSLAEGRVNRCQFNLIPRHIPKKPSEDIHSFVNDSAYRLVRAQEENMVLKPWVLLASLLLQNQVSGQKRGIALDELTEQAVWLRDLSRQYGAFLHWPEHTPPSEVVSSSLSLHRGLVRISEGRVQLALGQTGGPAAPGEPRSAVTPEEELLSQAVIILSCASYRNQALHVFLRPALLASAIHTASSNKKQEVFNSFSFLRNMFSNEFILCPGATVQDFEEACYLLVKTGALQVTQQDVLVTERGHRTLVFLTSMLDPFLQGYQVVCRFLCEEATEALTEKQFIPAVRKFIIKHLLAGRLRYTEVLSSDLQKNSLAALLRLGAVRKIKGAEQGTLKVNTVMVNSLEDTLGGKLPTQKAVIARL is encoded by the exons ATGGCGTCCAAAGCTGTTTATTcg AGAGACCCTATGCTGAAGAAAAGAGATGActttgaggacattttggaggagaggaggaactCCAGCGACCTGAGATACGCTCTCAGATGTTACGCTCCCGTTGTTTACAAAGGACTCTGTCCCTCTAAGGCCGGCACGCTGAAGAGCATGGTGCTTCAGTCTGATCAGCTGCACTATGTCATCCATCAG GTTTGCAGAGAGACGGGCCGAGCTGTCGATGACGTCCAGGAGGAGGTGTCCTCCATCTTGGAGGAGATGGCTCACCGCCTGCAGCTCAGCACCGTTCGATTCTTCGCCTTCACACTCAGCAAAGTCTTTAAAACCCTGTTCAGGAGCATCTGTGTCAATGAAGAGGGCATCCAGAGG ctCCAACAGGCGATTCAGGAGCACCCGGTGGTCCTGCTACCCAGTCACCGTAGTTACATGGACTTCCTGCTGATGTCATACCTCCTGTACACCTACGACCTGGCTCTACCTGTCATCGCTGCCGGCATGG ATTTCATGGGGATGAAGTTTGTCGGGGAGATGCTGCGGATGTCCGGAGCTTTCTTCATTCGGCGGTCGTTTGGTGGAGATAAACTGTACTGGGCCGTCTTCTCAGAATACGTCAAGACCATGCTGAAG AATGGATTTGCACCAGTAGAATTTTTTCTAGAGGGGACCAGAAGCCGAACGAGCAAGTCTTTGACTCCGAAGTTGg GTCTGCTGAATATAGTGATGGATCCATTCTTTAAAGGGGAGGTGTTTGACGTGAGCTTGGTCCCGGTCAGTATCAGTTACGAGAGGATCCTGGAGGAGTCGCTGTACGCCAGAGAACTGCTGGGTGTACCCAAACCCAAAGAGTCCACTTCA GGTCTGATTAAAGCCAGGAAGGTCCTCAGTGAAGACTACGGCAGTATCCATGTCTACTTTGGTCAACCTGTGTCCGTCAGGAGTTTAGCTGAGGGCAGAGTTAACCGCTGCCAGTTCAACCTGATCCCGAG ACACATCCCCAAGAAACCCAGTGAGGATATCCACAGCTTTGTGAACGACTCGGCCTACAGGCTGGTTCGGGCCCAGGAGGAGAACATGGTCCTGAAGCCCTGGGTCCTTCTGGCCTCCCTGCTGCTCCAGAACCAGGTGTCGGGGCAGAAGCGGGGGATAGCGCTGGACGAGCTGACGGAACAAGCTGTATGGCTCAGGGATCTTTCCCGACAGTATGGAGCCTTCCTCCACTGGCCTG AGCACACTCCTCCATCGGAAGTCGTCTCTTCCAGTCTTTCCCTGCACCGAGGTCTGGTGAGGATCTCTGAGGGAAGAGTCCAGCTGGCTTTGGGACAAA CAGGAGGACCAGCTGCACCAGGGGAGCCTCGCAGCGCTGTCACCCCAGAGGAGGAGCTCCTGAGCCAGGCAGTCATCATACTCTCCTGTGCCTCGTACAGGAACCAGGCCCTGCACGTCTTCCTCCGACCGGCGCTGCTGGCCTCGGCCATCCACACTGCCTCCTCCAACAAGAAAC AGGAGGTCTTCAACAGCTTCAGCTTCCTCAGAAACATGTTCTCCAATGAGTTCATCCTCTGTCCTGGAGCTACAGTTCAG gacTTCGAGGAGGCCTGTTACCTCCTGGTGAAGACTGGAGCTCTGCAGGTCACCCAGCAGGATGTCCTGGTGACGGAGAGAGGACACAGAACGCTGGTCTTCCTCACCTCCATGTTAGATCCCTTCTTACAAGGATACCAG gTGGTGTGCAGGTTCCTGTGTGAAGAGGCCACCGAGGcgctgacagaaaaacagtttattCCCGCTGTCAGGAAGTTTATCATCAAACATCTTCTAGCag GTAGACTAAGATACACTGAAGTGTTGTCGTCTGACCTCCAGAAGAACAGTCTGGCAGCTCTGCTAAGACTTGGAGCTGTACGGAAAATCAAGGG GGCGGAGCAGGGAACGTTAAAGGTCAACACAGTGATGGTGAACTCACTGGAAGACACTCTAG gAGGAAAACTTCCAACTCAGAAAGCTGTGATCGCTCGCCTCTAA